TTTTAGACACGCTACAAAGCCAGAGAAGGGGAAGACGATACAGGCGCACTTAGAGCAGCTCTTTTGAGATGTGGCAGCACCATTTATGTCTTCTTTATGTGCTTCTCCTCAGTGTAATTCTGCTGCAAGGCTGGTGACTCCTTAGCTGGGGCACACTGGTTACCTGCCATGGGCAGTGCCTGCCCTGCACCCTCTGTTACGTGGTTGGGGGGATGCTGTGTCCTGAATGGCTCTGTCAGATGATGGATGATGCTTATGTCTTGATCCCAGTTTGGACGGAGCAGCCAGACCAGGGATGGGGAGTTTTCTCACTGGCTGTATGACAACTACAGCaagagctgtggggctggatgTGTCCTGTGAGACCCCTGAGAGGGGAGCAGGTCTGGCAGAGAGGGAGTCCTCTGGAGTAAGCCATCATTAAAacccctcttttccttttgcagacaTGTCTGCCCTGATTTCACTCAGGAAGCGAGCTCAAGGGGAGAAGCCTTTGGCTGGAGCTAAAATTGTAGGCTGTACACACATTACAGCACAGACTGCGGTGAGCGGCTGCTTGTTTGGGGCATCTGGGGTGGGAGAGACCAGCTTTTCCCTGGAGAGGAAAGTCTCTGAAGTCTCCTAGCCTTGGGGAATTGGTGGAGGCACCTTCACTTTTCTGGTAACCTCTCAGAGAGGTTCTGCTGCCTACGTTTTCCCAGGGCAATGTTTGCTGAAGCCGGTCCTTGGTCAGTTCGGGGCTGCCCACAGCACaaggctgtgctggtgctgtggcTCACCCCGCTGTCCCGCAGGTGCTGATCGAGACGCTGTGTGCGCTGGGAGCGCAGTGCCGCTGGTCTGCCTGTAACATCTACTCCACCCAGAACGAGGTGGCGGCCGCCTTGGCGGAAGCAGGTGAGTACAGCTGAGCCTGGGTGAGCGCAGTCCCTTCCAGTCCCTCTCCTGGCTCCGTGGCCTTATTCTAGGgaagggttggaccagatatcTTTTAGGGAGGGGTAAGCAGGTCTGCTCTTGGTGTGGGCTGGGATTTGATCCCTGCGTGGCCCTCCTGTCTGTGGCTTTCCCAAGCTGGCCAAGCAGAAGAGAGCTCTGCCAAACTCAGCGGGTGCCAAGGATactcctctttctccttctagGTGTTGCTGTGTTTGCCTGGAAAGGGGAGTCAGAGGATGACTTCTGGTGGTGCATTGACCGCTGTGTTAACGTAGAAGGCTGGCAGGCCAACATGGTAATGAGCCTTCTTCCAGCCCTTCCTCTGTGGAGCGGTCACTGGGGGCTCCTCACCCTTCCCTTCCTGGGGCTGTTCCTAGGAgcgtgctggggctgcctgggcaCCTGCTGGTGTTGCAAAGGCCTCTGAGACCCTGCTAAAGCGGGCATCCTGCAGAAcggcagctggagctgggctgggggccaAGTGAGGGTTATGGGAGCTGCGGAGGCAGTGTCCAGAGTTGTATAGCCCAATGGCACAGGAGCATCTCCTGCCACAGCTGCCAGTGAGTTGAGAAATCACGGGACCCCTTTCCCCCAAAGGGCAGCCCCATGGGAGCTGCCCCAACTGCCGCTGTCTTGACACAGATCCCGTCTGCAGGGGTCTTTGAGGGAGACCTTTCCCTTGCTGAGAGCCAGTGATGCCTCTCGCTGCCTTGGCTTGGGGTCTGTGATGACTAGTCATGCAAGAGCACGTGGCACAGGGCTGTGACACCTCCTGTAGCCTTTCTTCTTGGCTGTTTGCTTTTGGAGCATGAATGTTGTGTCTTCCTTCTAATCTCAGACTGTTTAGTTAGTGCTGTCTGTGGTCGTGTTTCCAGGCTGCAGAACAATAGTAGGGGCAGAAAACCCTGCTAGGGTTCATCAGCTCCGCACAGTGGGTAAGAAATGCTCCTTTCCAGAGGAGACCCTGAATCACTGGCATCTAGGAGAACCCGGTAGTCCTGGTCCCCAGTCTTCTGCCCAAATAGCCTTCCGTCAGTGCCTGGAGATGCTTTCCATCTCTatccccatcctgtcccctgCGAGTGCTGTTCCCAGTGGAAAGACTGACTGCCCCATGCTCTTACTTGCCTGTTCTGTAGATTCTGGATGATGGTGGGGACCTGACCCATTGGGTTTATAAGAAGTATCCCAACATATTCAAGAAGATTCGAGGGATTGTGGAGGAGAGTGTGACTGGTGTGCACAGGTAGGAGGTTTGGGAAGGCTGATCTGAAGATCGCTTATCCaggtgctgctctctgctctgacctggctctgtcctcttccaGGCTGTACCAGCTCTCCAAGGCCGGGAAGCTCTGTGTCCCAGCCATGAACGTGAATGACTCTGTCACCAAACAGAAATTCGACAACCTGTATTGCTGCCGGGAATCCATCCTGGATGGGTGAGTCCATCTCTTCTGCCCATCCCCACTTCAACTCCTAATGGTGGATTTGGCTCTGGTTGCCCTCGAGAGGAGATTGTGCTCTTTGCTGCTTCGCCCTCGCTGTGTGTTTGCAGGATCTGGTTTTGGGGCCCCTTGCTGTCAGCGGTGTGCGCCTGACTAATCCCAACACAGGTCTCTCTCTGTCCCCCAGCCTGAAGAGGACCACAGATGTGATGTTTGGAGGAAAGCAAGTGGTGGTTTGTGGCTATGGGGAGGTGAGTTTCATAAGCTTTGAGtcagcctcctgcccagccaTCCTTCCCCCAAGCtgtctcctgctccttccctgctcaaAGGCCACTCACCTTTGCCTGATATAGGAGATCAGATCGGGTGAGCCATTACGGGGAAAATCTTGCTAGAGCCTACTGGgaggctggagaacaagcatCAGATTTCCCAGCTTGCCTGTAGATTAGCTGGGCTGTAAATATGACGGCTGCTGGGAACGCTGGCCTGAATTATAACTACCCATGGGTGCACCCATCTGCTGTCCCTGGACCAAGTTCAGCATCCAGCCTGGCTGTTGCTCTGACTGTGACAGAGGAGGTGGAGGGGCAGGCTGCATCTTGCTGGTCGATAATGTTCTGGCAGGGGGGAATCATACCGCAAACTTGCAAATGATGCTGCCCTGGAAGAGCACGGAGCCGGGAGCTGACACCTTCCCTCCATCTGTGTGCTGTCTGTGTGGGTGTTTATCTTCCTGCGCTGCGAAAGGCCTGGCAGTAGCTGCAAATACTCTTCCCGGCAGGAACATACTGACTAATTTATTTAGACACCAGTGGAACCCAGCTCTGCTTGACCAAGAGGTTGCGCTGACTCTTGCCCAGGCCCTCTAGGGTGCTGTGTGCTTCTCTAGCCGTGTGTCGTGCTGGGACTTGTCATCTCTGGGGCCTGTCCCGAGTTTTACTGGATTTCTGCACATCAAGGGAGCCCTTCCACCCTCAATGGTTTTCCCTTTTGGTGTGGGTTGGAGTCCCAGTTTGTCCTTCCTGGCTATTTTCGGTAATTGAGGTTGGAGCTGGGTGATAAGTGAGGGCGTCTCTGGAGACGTTCCTTacccagcagcactgagctggcCCAAAAACAGGGCTGAGCACGGGCATGTGGAGACTAGCCAGGTGTTCGTGTGGGTAAGTGGCATGGAGAACAGGGCTTCGCTGGGATGTCCTGTGTAATTCTGTAGTGGAGAGAGAAGGCTAGAGTTGGAGATGCTGTAAgaggagctctgctctcccaCACGCTGATGTGGGAAGCATGGGAAGGAGGATTTGTCCCCCCCATCAATGCAGAACAGCTCTGAATGTCAAAGAAGTCCTTTGGTTTAGGGGGACTGCAGGAAGTACACGCTAATCcatgctgtgctggctgggagCGTGGTGCTTTTGGAagctcctgctggctgtgctggggggcaggTGGCCACGAACAGGGAGCTGGGCACATGGTACCCAGCAAGTGGGGCTTCTGCcttgctgagctgctcctggcGTCAGGCAGATGGGCAGCTGTAGTGCTGCCCAACCTGGGATGTGCTCGGGCTGTTTTGGGGAAGGGATTTCAGTGCTCGGTGTGTCCTGCATTTGGCTTCACACTGGTGCTTTGCCTCTGCAGGTCGGCAAgggatgctgtgctgctctgaaagCCCTGGGAGCGATAGTCTACGTGACAGAGATCGACCCCATCTGTGCTCTCCAGGCCTGGTGAGATGTTAAATGCTGCTTGTGAgcatctcttcctctgctctctggCCTCCTTTAAACTCTGACAGAAGCTAAACAGAGCCAGGAGAATCTGTGGCTGGTCTCAGAGAGTGTACATCTTTTTGGGGTGTGATGGGGAAGTACTGGGGCAGTTTCAGGACTGGTTCAGTGGTGGGATATCAGCTGCTAGACACCTGCCTAGCTGGCTTGGGAAGGCTGCTTAAGGGTTCCTGCAGGGCTGACCAAGTGTTTCATTCATCCTCCAGCTCTTACAGCATTTGTGAGAGCAGGTTTGATGCCAGATCCTTTGCACAGCCCTTCCACTTGCATCTGGCATCTCTGGGGGTGTGGAAAGGTAGCCTGGCTGCTGTCGTGAGCGAttcagagctgctccagcaatGTCTGGACACCTAactgggcaacctgctgtagggaacctgctttggcaggggggttggacccgatgatctcttgaggtccctttcCAACCCCCGCAATTCTGTGCGTCATAGCACTGAGACCCCTCCTGGCCTAAGGCAGAGAGGGACCAGGCTTCTCCTCCTTATCGCggttcctctctctcttttttgccAGCATGGATGGGTTTCGTGTGGTGAAGCTGAGTGAAGTAATCCGTCAGGTTGACGTCGTCATCACCTGCACAGGTAGGGATGGAGAAGGTCCTGGGTGAGCCTTGAAGCAGGCTGAGAAGGAGCAGTCGTTCCCAAGCAGGTGTCTCAAGGGCTCTGGGGCTGTTGGGGGTGGAGGACAGTTTGTTGCCACGTGTTGCTGATTCTACACCAGCAATAGCTACTCTGTGGGGAGAGCTTTTTGTCTTAACCCCCAGTTTGCTGTTTGATCGTGGtcttccccagcccctgggatGAGGAACATCAGAGTTCAAAGGTATTTGGGGCTCTCCCAGCACCTGGAGAATTCATAGGACCACAGACCAGCATTCAGCATGTGTTTTTCTGCGGGCAGCCAGGAGGGTGCTCGTCCTGGTTGAGGTCCACTTGATGTTGTCCCAAGCTGGGCTTCTCAGACCCTagtgcagggaaggagaaatttGAGGGTTTATATTGCCATTGCCTTGGGTTCATCTGTGCCCTGCCGCAGGAAACAAGAATGTTGTGACCAGAGAACACCTGGATCGGATGAAAAACAGCTGCATTGTGTGCAACATGGGCCACTCCAACACGGAAATCGATGTGGTGAGTGTGCCTGCTGGCTGCGTCTGCCCTGTGGTCCTCCCACGGTGACTccagcctcttcctcctgcccctgcagaCCAGCCTCCGGACCCCCGAGCTGACCTGGGAGCGGGTCCGCTCCCAAGTGGACCACGTCATCTGGCCGGACGGGAAGCGGGTGGTGCTGCTGGCCGAGGTGCGCTGCGAGCTGTGCCGCCACGTTGCTTTGGGCGTCTGCCTGGAAATCACTGCGGGTCGGAGTTTGAAACAGATTTAAGCAGATGGAAAGGTGCTGGGACCCTTGGAACCTAGGAGGAGGTTCAGAGTGCAGGAAAGGGttacttgatattttttttttcttgaggtaaGGGAGGTCTTGTGTACCACATGCAGCCATAGAGTATCTGGTTCATTCTCCTGAGCCAGGAGCCATTGTTGTCAGCCAAGCGCCGTCTGCATCTGGCTTTGACAGGGTTTCCCACGCAGCAAACTGGCTGGGTGTCTCCTCTTACCACTCAAGCTCTACTGGCACTAGGAGGGGCTCCCTGTTTTTAGGGACTGCAAAACCTCCCTGCACCAAAGCTGAGGGGTAGGGTGGAAACTAAGACAGAGTCTGAACAGCCTGGTCACGTGCATGGCCCTTGAATCATTGTCCTGTGGTTGTCCCCTGGCCCAGGGAGGGGGTAGAGGTGAGTCCTATCTCAGTTGATTCAATTTGCCTTGGAGGCAAGTTCAGCTCTCGGCACCCTTCTCCTGCTGTCTCCTAGGGCCGTCTTCTCAACCTGAGCTGCTCCACGGTTCCCACCTTTGTCCTCTCCATCACAGCCACCACTCAGGTCTGTACgctggggggctgaggggtgCGAGCGGTGGCGGGTGCCTTAAGGGTCTTGTAGGAGCCTCGGGGTGGGGGCGGTTTGGAAGAAGCTGGGAACCCGCAGCGCGTGGGATCGCACTGGCGCCGCAGATGTGGTAGCCACCACCTCTTGGCTGGAACGTGGTTAATGATGGCGTGAACTTACTGCTTGGGTTACAGCTGGGAGATAACTTTTAAATGAGTCAGGCTTTGTTCTGGCAAAGTTCCTGTTGTGCCATAAGCAACTGGAGAGCTCCCTGAGCACAGGTTTAAGCTTACTTCTAAGCAaggctttgttttgtctttggaCTTCTGCTTTCTatatgacaacaacaaaaacacgtAACCGGAGTGAGTTTTGGAGATCTGGGAGTCAGTGGTTAAAGTGCTCTTGAGCATCATCACCGCCTCAGCTGGGCGGACACTGCTTGTGTCCTGCACTGTTTGCCCTGACTCcacctttccaaagaaaacGATGATCGAATTTGGCTCCGCTCTGCGATCTGTGCTCAGCGCTGGCCGCATGAGCAGCGTGGTGCCGTGGGCAGCCGAGGCCAGCGCAGCCTTCAGTCTGCAAGTGGTGGGAGGAAATCGCGGGGCTGCAAACACGGGGGGGGACCAACGTCTGGGCAAAAATCACCGCTGTGATCGAGGGGATTGTGCTAATTGTGGGGAATCTTCTTTTCCTCACGCTTGTCTGtggtggggacaggggctgTGTTTTGGACCTCGTTCTCAGCTGCATGAACTGGCCCTCGGGAAGAcgcagttttatttctgtcaaagGAGAGGCTGTGGGTTTTGGAGCAATGCCACCAGCTTAAAATGAGCAATCCTTTTATTTCCATGCGATGTGGCAGCCTTACGGTTTCAGGGAATTATAGCTGCTCCCCTTTCCTTCATCCTTGTGTTCTGGTTTTCCCTTGGGCATTAAGCGCCG
The Cygnus atratus isolate AKBS03 ecotype Queensland, Australia chromosome 24, CAtr_DNAZoo_HiC_assembly, whole genome shotgun sequence DNA segment above includes these coding regions:
- the AHCYL1 gene encoding S-adenosylhomocysteine hydrolase-like protein 1, encoding MSVPEPAGGEEAKQAKEAEDAEKYSFMATVTKAPKKQIQFADDMQEFTKFPTKTGRRSLSRSISQSSTDSYSSAASYTDSSDDEVSPREKQQTNSKGSSNFCVKNIKQAEFGRREIEIAEQDMSALISLRKRAQGEKPLAGAKIVGCTHITAQTAVLIETLCALGAQCRWSACNIYSTQNEVAAALAEAGVAVFAWKGESEDDFWWCIDRCVNVEGWQANMILDDGGDLTHWVYKKYPNIFKKIRGIVEESVTGVHRLYQLSKAGKLCVPAMNVNDSVTKQKFDNLYCCRESILDGLKRTTDVMFGGKQVVVCGYGEVGKGCCAALKALGAIVYVTEIDPICALQACMDGFRVVKLSEVIRQVDVVITCTGNKNVVTREHLDRMKNSCIVCNMGHSNTEIDVTSLRTPELTWERVRSQVDHVIWPDGKRVVLLAEGRLLNLSCSTVPTFVLSITATTQALALIELYNAPEGRYKQDVYLLPKKMDEYVASLHLPSFDAHLTELTDDQAKYLGLNKNGPFKPNYYRY